From Theileria orientalis strain Shintoku DNA, chromosome 4, complete genome, the proteins below share one genomic window:
- a CDS encoding uncharacterized protein (phosphatidylinositol 3- and 4-kinase, catalytic domain containing protein), translated as MPSTKTAISYVKYRESLLNQYSESERDHYCQQFDYALTPLALKPEPIPEYVEEPLCVNNLCDPEELTVSKFMQAFKADEFEGLELVFSHLVNVLILSKLGCSVNLNASVYKLILRYFAPLKNGSFRVDTKYKFNLKLKRNKRVFSVRRCRLSKSRRYMFKSMLNLLNACLYIKRSVTGVEIQLKDVLKVIHYVLLYRKGDREWETTEITHCQSNQGYVSVSHTLSNTLFNGNLKPDLYVSSASRWRRFDSEYFREVTSTLLIANALNLNRYAGEIYSDFKRNLSNSFNENWTEHCSNNRNRLNGSLDHIRKLYGALNEEWPLRREEPVHKFGHAIKWVPKNLMVDGRYNLEFLRYTLYVVKGLLRDGSRMSILTIIEMVVHYFTHSTIKVGFLKCATPYKCLECTSVFTEVYTSLLEVLEGLRALNYSYAHLFLVRMLIKNEIERIKTSFFGSYTDDLANFISDYKYEEDEKEYLERSLVKSHYTPRFSKFLKFRVTSRLLRACMSGNVNIVIKENSLSTSSKCSWYLKLLMCVDTHVNKVDASSALNKSLSTSTYMHLDQLNNNRPRAGTYSPPYWGNSVLSDEMDILYNLYANKPSIHQYLAAFTLSDELNVIQRTQACLVLSKNLSYVEAVLEQLVQCLVIDPGDRIINLLYIALDNGKIRNKILYNLACLIHSNISTATNHKINAFIVSVRELMHFQKFIFDSLPDQVKSMYINQISLHGKLLELTMNLADLPMSKRYDELSKKIQEISQSIKEESNVYLYEELNASFMDNRQGNSGTKRSGSWCSQATSGTKGETSATLSTSASGGDSIDLSGKGYTNYRCHFTGGNNASYTNKTSKFGNTGSGKDTAAKVDMEGSCSDTHEIECDKIVGIDVDSVKILHSATRVPFMLTYKLKGGKERTYIYKMRDDLRQDSLVIQIKNFMLGIFESHDLRVFLQPFLVVPYSSVLGEIFSNGTVNEVTPRLHLPRKEFEIGGIVGFIPNTISRHNIGKEACVSIKHYFLKRFGHEKSPNYIRAVDNFITSLAGYALLSFLLQVKDRHNGNLLFTTSGHIIHIDFGFILGASPAKDLQFELAPFKFTQEMVEFMGGYNSDNFKKFIDLLINAYFALRTHSNLVLTLVQLLQYSNIPCFRKSTLVKLKRRLRLNDTPSDAKSYILRKIFYALHSKTTKLYDVVQNYQQGIEH; from the exons ATGCCTTCCACTAAAACTGCAATATcttatgtaaaatatagaGAATCATTGCTTAATCAATACTCAGAATCAGAAAGAGATCATTACTGTCAACAGTTTGATTATGCCTTGACACCTTTGGCCTTAAAGCCTGAACCAATTCCGGAGTACGTTGAGGAGCCACTGtgtgttaataatttgtgCGATCCAGAGGAGCTTACGGTTAGTAAGTTTATGCAAGCATTTAAAGCAGATGAATTTGAAGGATTGGAACTAGTTTTCTCCCATTTAGTTAATGTTTTGATTTTAAGTAAGCTCGGATGCTCAGTAAATTTGAACGCGAGCGTGTACAAATTGATTTTGAGGTACTTTGCGCCTTTAAAAAACGGAAGTTTCAGAGTTGAcacaaaatataagtttaaCTTGAAGTTAAAAAGAAACAAAAGAGTGTTTAGTGTAAGAAGATGCAGGTTGAGTAAGTCTAGAAGATACATGTTTAAAAGTATGTTAAACCTTTTGAACGCTTgtttgtacattaaaagGTCTGTGACGGGAGTAGAAATTCAACTGAAGGACGTGTTGAAAGTAATACACTACGTATTACTGTATCGCAAAGGCGACAGAGAGTGGGAGACCACGGAGATCACGCACTGCCAAAGCAACCAGGGTTACGTGAGTGTATCACACACGCTGTCGAACACGCTGTTCAACGGAAACCTTAAGCCGGACCTGTATGTGTCCTCAGCCTCGAGGTGGAGAAGGTTCGACTCAGAGTATTTCAGAGAAGTGACGTCGACCCTGCTGATAGCAAACGCACTTAACCTTAACAGATACGCAGGAGAAATATACAGTGATTTCAAGAGGAACCTGAGCAACAGTTTTAACGAGAACTGGACCGAACACTGCTCTAACAACAGAAATAGGTTGAACGGAAGTTTGGACCATATAAGGAAGCTGTACGGAGCATTGAACGAGGAGTGGCCACTGAGAAGGGAGGAACCAGTCCATAAGTTTGGACACGCAATTAAGTGGGTGCCGAAGAACCTGATGGTGGATGGGCGCTACAACCTGGAGTTTTTGAGGTACACGCTGTACGTGGTGAAGGGGCTGCTGAGAGACGGGTCGAGGATGTCGATACTGACAATAATTGAGATGGTAGTGCACTATTTCACGCACAGCACAATAAAGGTGGGATTTCTGAAGTGCGCAACGCCATACAAGTGCCTGGAGTGCACGTCTGTATTCACGGAGGTGTACACGAGTCTGCTGGAAGTGCTGGAAGGGCTGAGGGCGCTTAACTACAGCTACGCGCACCTGTTCCTGGTGAGGATGCTGATCAAGAACGAAATCGAGAGGATAAAGACGAGTTTTTTCGGCTCGTACACAGATGACCTGGCAAACTTTATATCGGACTACAAgtacgaggaggacgaaaaggagtacctggagcGAAGCCTGGTCAAGAGCCACTACACACCCAGGTTCTCTAAGTTCCTTAAGTTCAGAGTCACGTCAAGGCTGCTGAGGGCGTGCATGTCAGGGAACGTGAACATCGTCATCAAGGAGAACAGCCTGTCGACGTCCTCGAAGTGCTCCTGgtacctgaagctgctgatgtGCGTGGACACGCACGTGAACAAGGTGGACGCGTCCTCGGCGCTTAACAAGAGCCTGAGCACGTCGACGTACATGCACCTGGACCAgctgaacaacaacagGCCGAGGGCAGGAACGTACAGCCCACCGTACTGGGGAAACAGTGTGCTTTCGGACGAGATGGACATACTGTACAACCTGTACGCTAACAAGCCCTCGATACACCAGTACCTGGCAGCATTCACACTCTCGGACGAGTTGAACGTGATACAGAGGACGCAGGCGTGTCTGGTGCTCTCGAAGAACCTGAGCTACGTGGAGGCGGTGCTGGAGCAACTGGTGCAGTGCCTGGTGATAGACCCAGGGGACCGCATAATAAACCTGCTCTACATAGCGCTCGACAACGGCAAAATAAGGAACAAGATCCTGTACAACCTGGCGTGTCTGATCCACTCGAACATAAGCACGGCGACAAACCACAAAATAAACGCGTTCATAGTAAGTGTGCGTGAATTAATGCATTTTCAGAAATTCATATTCGACTCACTCCCAGATCAAGTTAAGAGCATGTACATAAATCAGATATCACTGCACGGAAAACTGCTGGAGCTCAC CATGAATTTGGCGGATTTACCAATGTCGAAGAGATACGACGAGTTGAGTAAGAAGATACAGGAGATAAGTCAGTCAATAAAGGAAGAGTCAAACGTGTACCTGTACGAAGAACTTAATGCAAGTTTTATGGATAATCGTCAAGGTAATAGTGGCACGAAACGTAGTGGTAGCTGGTGTAGTCAAGCTACTAGCGGCACTAAAGGTGAAACTAGTGCTACTCTAAGTACAAGCGCAAGTGGCGGCGATAGTATTGACCTAAGTGGAAAAGGCTATACGAATTATCGCTGCCATTTTACTGGAGGCAACAATGCCAGTTACACTAACAAAACTAGTAAGTTTGGTAACACCGGTAGTGGCAAAGACACTGCTGCTAAAGTTGATATGGAAGGCAGCTGCAGTGATACTCATGAGATAGAGTGCGATAAGATAGTGGGAATAGACGTGGACTCGGTTAAAATTCTGCACTCTGCGACGAGAGTGCCCTTCATGCTGACGTATAAGCTGAAGGGCGGCAAGGAAAGAACGTACATATATAAGATGAGGGACGACCTGAGGCAGGACAGCCTGGtgattcaaataaaaaacttcATGCTCGGCATATTCGAAAGCCACGACCTGAGAGTGTTCCTGCAGCCCTTTCTAGTGGTGCCGTACTCGTCAGTGCTGGGAGAAATATTCTCAAACGGCACAGTCAACGAAGTGACGCCGAGACTGCACCTGCCGAGAAAGGAGTTCGAGATCGGAGGAATAGTGGGATTCATCCCGAACACGATAAGCAGGCACAACATAGGAAAGGAGGCCTGCGTGTCGATAAAGCACTACTTCCTCAAGAGGTTCGGCCACGAGAAGTCCCCGAACTACATTAGAGCAGTGGACAACTTCATAACGTCGCTGGCAGGGTACGCGTTGCTGTCCTTTCTTCTGCAG GTGAAAGATAGGCACAACGGGAACCTGCTCTTCACAACGAGCGGGCACATCATACACATCGACTTCGGCTTCATACTGGGCGCGTCGCCGGCAAAGGACCTCCAGTTTGAACTCGCGCCCTTCAAGTTCACGCAGGAGATGGTGGAGTTCATGGGAGGCTACAACTCGGACAACTTCAAGAAGTTCATCGACCTCCTCATCAACGCCTACTTCGCCCTGAGGACGCACTCGAACCTGGTCCTGACGCTCGTGCAGCTCCTGCAGTACTCGAACATACCGTGCTTCAGGAAGTCGACGCTCGTAAAGCTGAAGAGGCGTCTGAGGCTCAACGACACGCCCTCTGACGCGAAGAGCTACATCCTGCGCAAGATATTCTACGCGCTCCACAGCAAGACCACGAAGCTGTACGACGTCGTTCAGAACTACCAGCAGGGAATAGAGCACTAA
- a CDS encoding uncharacterized protein (zinc finger, U1-type domain containing protein), which translates to MDSSKFDKKGSTESESSVDKGPSVKVDSLGRKVWDRNYFTDKAISKSAGGDVVEETISTLYKGTFKKPVITVPEVREDLKPRKETIDFSKYVGRTEVIDALGPKAKQGGFFCKTCNCLLKDSQTYLDHLNGRKHNRLLGMTMRVEKVDAKTVAAKLRNLANQDAKAAKTKDELENDARERIRELEMYEREMREKRKLMKKEKKRKKHQSYSLKEDVKEEQSHKLVKSEPTVKSENEEYEDELSPELEAMRASGLPISFA; encoded by the coding sequence ATGGATTCTtcaaaatttgataaaaaaggCTCCACTGAATCGGAATCTAGCGTTGACAAGGGGCCATCAGTAAAGGTCGATTCACTCGGTAGGAAGGTCTGGGACCGCAACTACTTCACAGATAAGGCGATAAGCAAGTCAGCCGGGGGCGACGTTGTCGAGGAAACGATTTCGACTCTGTACAAGGGCACGTTTAAGAAGCCAGTGATCACAGTGCCCGAGGTCAGggaggacctgaagccGAGGAAGGAAACAATAGACTTCTCAAAGTATGTCGGAAGAACGGAAGTGATTGACGCGCTTGGACCGAAGGCGAAGCAGGGAGGCTTTTTCTGTAAAACGTGCAACTGCCTGCTCAAGGACTCGCAGACGTACCTGGACCACCTTAACGGAAGGAAACACAACAGACTTCTCGGAATGACGATGCGagtggagaaggtggacGCGAAAACGGTAGCAGCCAAGCTTCGCAACCTGGCGAACCAAGATGCGAAGGCAGCGAAGACAAAGGATGAGCTGGAGAACGACGCCAGAGAACGTATAAGGGAGCTCGAGATGTACGAGCGAGAGATGCGCGAAAAAAGAAAACTGatgaaaaaggaaaagaaaagaaagaagCACCAGTCATACAGTCTAAAAGAGGATGTCAAGGAAGAGCAAAGTCACAAGCTGGTGAAAAGTGAGCCAACAGTCAAATCGGAAAACGAAGAGTACGAAGATGAGCTATCTCCAGAACTGGAGGCAATGAGAGCGTCAGGACTTCCAATAAGCTTTGCATAG
- a CDS encoding cytochrome C1 precursor, giving the protein MAGGGALNKLFPGYKDKIWNRLPVRVRHHLINSWNSKLVSSAYSESVLTNSKIKSFNKFVLDPLKPSYAYRSPAIDYKKQRARGTLVEGVDYYLPTLRVQQRLANFFEPYTDEENYHRSKYRYQSLKVYILAALGVTAVHAYLQRRPVAWCSNLEPPKPPVFPFWFKNAFHAHDVGSLRRGFEVFRQVCATCHSLQFIKFRHLVGEIYPLEKVKEIAAEYEIEDGPNDQGEMYTRERTLNDPFPAPYPNIQAARFANNGAVPPDLTQMASARREGPDYIFSLLTGYSEPPYGFELRPGLYFNNYFHGGSISMAPPLEDGMLEFEDGTPATVSQMAKDVASFIVWTSDPLHDERKNVSLKIVAGCALGAIAMTLFHRFLHTQIITTRWDFKSMKKFK; this is encoded by the exons atggcCGGTGGTGGCGCGTTAAATAAGTTGTTTCCCGGCTACAAGGATAAGATTTGGAACAGACTTCCAGTACGG GTACGACATCACCTCATAAATTCCTGGAACAGTAAACTGGTATCGTCAGCCTACTCGGAAAGTGTGTTGACGAACTCGAAGATCAAGAGCTTCAACAAGTTCGTGCTGGACCCCCTGAAGCCCTCGTACGCCTACAGGTCCCCCGCTATCGATTATAAGAAGCAGCGTGCACGCGGGACGCTCGTCGAGGGAGTGGACTACTACCTGCCCACGCTGAGGGTGCAGCAGAGGCTCGCGAACTTCTTCGAGCCGTACACGGACGAGGAGAACTACCACAGGAGCAAGTACCGATACCAGAGCCTGAAGGTGTACATTTTGGCTGCGCTGGGAGTCACTGCGGTGCACGCCTACCTCCAGAGGAGGCCCGTGGCCTGGTGCTCGAACCTGGAGCCGCCAAAGCCGCCAGTCTTCCCCTTCTGGTTCAAAAACGCATTCCACGCGCACGACGTCGGCAGTCTGAGGAGGGGGTTCGAGGTCTTCAGGCAGGTCTGCGCAACCTGCCACTCGCTCCAGTTCATTAAGTTCCGCCACCTGGTCGGGGAGATATACCCGCTTGAAAAGGTCAAGGAGATAGCGGCAGAATACGAGATAGAGGACGGGCCGAACGACCAGGGCGAGATGTACACGAGGGAAAGGACGCTGAACGACCCCTTTCCGGCGCCGTACCCGAACATTCAGGCGGCTAGGTTCGCCAACAACGGGGCAGTGCCGCCGGATCTCACCCAGATGGCCAGCGCGCGCAGAGAGGGGCCGGACTACATTTTTTCGCTGCTCACCGGGTACTCGGAGCCGCCGTACGGCTTCGAGCTCAGGCCCGGCCTGTACTTCAACAATTACTTCCACGGAGGCTCCATTTCAATGGCGCCCCCGCTCGAGGATGGAATGCTCGAGTTCGAGGACGGCACGCCAGCCACGGTCTCGCAGATGGCCAAGGACGTGGCCTCATTCATCGTCTGGACCAGCGACCCGCTGCACGACGAAAGGAAGAACGTGTCGCTCAAGATAGTGGCGGGTTGCGCACTAGGAGCTATCGCAATGACACTATTTCACCGTTTCCTTCACACCCAGATCATAACCACCAGATGGGACTTTAAGTCAATGAAAAAATTCAAGTAa
- a CDS encoding glyceraldehyde-3-phosphate dehydrogenase, whose translation MVVRIGINGYGRIGRLVHRASLALDTVEVVHVNDPFMTPDYLKYLFKYDSVHGGLAHDLSVTEDTLTVDGKKVKLTFERDPAAIPWGKHDVDVVAECSGVFTSTEKAKLHLEGGAKLVIISAPTSDSTPMYVFGVNHTSYDKSVRVMSNASCTTNCLAPLAKVVNDKFGIVEGLMTTVHAVTANQLTVDGASRGGKDWRAGRCAGVNIIPATTGAAKAVGKVIPELNGKLTGMAFRVPVADVSVVDLTVKLAKPTKYEELVAAVKEAADGPLKGILGYVDEEVVSTDFVDDKRSSIFDVKAGIPLNDTFVKLVSWYDNEWGYSNRLLDLASYVFKKYSS comes from the coding sequence ATGGTAGTCAGAATTGGAATCAACGGTTACGGACGCATCGGACGTCTCGTGCACAGGGCTTCCCTTGCTCTTGACACGGTCGAGGTTGTCCACGTCAACGACCCCTTCATGACCCCCGATTACCTCAAGTACCTGTTCAAGTACGACTCGGTTCACGGCGGACTCGCCCATGATCTGAGCGTCACCGAAGATACTCTCACAGTCGACGGCAAGAAGGTCAAGTTGACGTTCGAGAGGGACCCTGCCGCCATCCCCTGGGGCAAGCACGACGTCGACGTCGTCGCCGAGTGCTCGGGCGTCTTCACCTCTACTGAGAAGGCGAAGCTGCACCTCGAGGGCGGCGCCAAGCTCGTCATCATCTCCGCTCCGACCAGCGACTCCACGCCCATGTACGTCTTCGGCGTGAACCACACGAGCTACGATAAGTCGGTGCGCGTGATGTCGAACGCCAGCTGCACCACCAACTGCCTAGCGCCCCTCGCCAAGGTCGTGAACGACAAGTTCGGCATCGTCGAGGGCCTCATGACCACGGTCCACGCAGTCACTGCAAACCAGCTGACCGTCGACGGCGCGTCCCGCGGCGGCAAGGACTGGCGCGCTGGCCGCTGTGCGGGCGTTAACATCATCCCCGCAACCACCGGTGCCGCCAAGGCCGTCGGCAAGGTCATTCCGGAGCTGAACGGAAAGCTCACCGGCATGGCCTTCAGGGTCCCCGTGGCCGACGTCAGTGTGGTCGACCTCACCGTCAAGTTGGCCAAGCCAACCAAGTACGAGGAGCTCGTCGCCGCCGTCAAGGAGGCCGCCGACGGCCCACTCAAGGGCATTCTGGGCTACGTCGACGAGGAGGTCGTCTCCACCGACTTCGTCGACGACAAGCGCTCGAGCATCTTCGACGTCAAGGCCGGCATACCGCTCAACGACACCTTTGTCAAGTTGGTCAGCTGGTACGACAACGAGTGGGGATACTCGAACCGTCTGCTCGACCTCGCAAGCTACGTTTTCAAGAAGTACTCGTCCTAA
- a CDS encoding 60S ribosomal protein L13 codes for MFKETVTIDAKGHLLGRLASVVAKELLSGQKVVVLRCEELNISGSLFRNKLKYQRFLRLKTNTNPNHGPFHLRSPSKFFARVVRGMLPHKTKRGAAALRRLKTFEGVPPKYAENKKMVVNPALRFLKLKPGRRYCRLGDVLTKVGWNYDGLVKKLENRRKERSKEMHRARSSLRAKAKNAKLAALAKLPEESRAILTELSA; via the exons ATGTTTAAGGAG ACTGTGACCATTGATGCCAAGGGACATCTTCTGGGCCGTCTGGCTTCAGTTGTCGCCAAGGAATTATTATCTGGACAGAAGGTCGTGGTTCTCAGATGTGAAGAACTTAACATCAGCGGATCACTATTCAGAAATAAGC TTAAATACCAGAGATTCTTAAGATTAAAGACGAATACCAACCCGAACCACGGTCCTTTCCATCTCCGAAGCCCCTCTAAGTTTTTTGCAAGGGTGGTGAGAGGAATGCTCCCACACAAAACTAAGAGAGGAGCGGCCGCTTTGAGGAGACTCAAGACATTTGAGGGTGTTCCTCCCAAATATGCCGAAAACAAGAAGATGGTTGTGAATCCGGCACTTCGTTTTCTCAAGTTGAAGCCCGGGAGGCGCTACTGCCGTTTGGGTGATGTCTTAACAAAG gtTGGATGGAACTACGATGGCCTCGTTAAGAAGCTTGAGAATCGCAGGAAGGAACGCTCCAAGGAGATGCACAGGGCCAGAAGCTCACTGAGAGCCAAGGCTAAGAACGCCAAATTGGCAGCCTTGGCCAAGCTCCCGGAGGAATCCAGGGCAATTTTGACCGAACTTTCTGCCTAA
- a CDS encoding syntaxin, whose product MLKSLVFHRNLTHSYQSIRHKEKEKAHRFDIGNLDAPLLDKNTDLNGNDGTSSNHVVRLDVIPDWIELVDECNFLLSSVRDKVKELEKAQNMNILDVFGKKARNEYEKIANLSKDISSIFKKIEANMESISRDVDEYVEHRLRSNAKAKIASELIPLSFTFRKIQKSFYDSLQNDSQNSYTKPDINVNNNLVTDELVQDSVQITHENIADRTMRLQQIALTVQDLKDMYTQLSTMLVEQGSMLDQIDYNVREFSRNSHKFAQELKLRNERDNPKKAVKAVRYLVSVIFVEVLDQFKINVLLAFPRDNKVRLVSFVTLHV is encoded by the exons atgttaaaaagtTTAGTGTTCCATCGCAACTTAACGCACTCGTATCAGAGTATACGCCacaaggagaaggagaaagCCCACAGATTCGATATTGGCAACCTGGATGCGCCGCTCTTGGATAAAAACACGGATTTAAACG GCAATGATGGCACTAGCTCGAATCATGTGGTTCGACTTGATGTCATTCCCGATTGGATTGAGCTCGTTGACGAGTGTAACTTCCTGCTGTCGAGTGTTCGCGACAAGGTGAAGGAGCTTGAAAAGGCGCAGAACATGAACATTCTGGACGTGTTCGGCAAGAAAGCCAGGAACGAGTACGAGAAGATCGCTAATCTGTCCAAGGATATTTCGTCGATCTTCAAGAAGATTGAGGCGAACATGGAGTCGATATCCAGGGACGTTGACGAGTACGTCGAACACCGCCTGAGGAGCAACGCCAAGGCGAAAATAGCCAGCGAGCTAATTCCCCTCTCGTTCACCTTCCGGAAGATACAGAAGAGCTTTTACGACTCTCTTCAGAACGACTCTCAAAACTCATACACTAAGCCTGAT ATtaatgtaaacaataatttGGTGACTGACGAGTTGGTTCAAGACTCAGTTCAAATAACTCATGAAAATATCGCAGATCGTACCATG CGGCTTCAACAAATTGCACTCACTGTTCAAGATTTAAAGGATATGTACACTCAATTATCCACCATgcttgttgaacag GGCTCCATGTTGGATCAGATCGACTACAATGTCAGGGAATTTTCACGCAATTCACATAAATTCGCTCAAGAGTTAAAACTTCGCAACGAGCGCGACAACCCTAAAAAGGCTGTTAAAGCAGTTCGATATTTAGTCTCTGTTATCTTCGTAGAGGTACTAGaccaatttaaaattaacgtTTTATTAGCTTTTCCTCGTGATAATAAAGTTCGCTTAGTATCATTTGTAACTTTACACgtgtaa